A single region of the Oncorhynchus keta strain PuntledgeMale-10-30-2019 chromosome 4, Oket_V2, whole genome shotgun sequence genome encodes:
- the LOC118371037 gene encoding vesicle-associated membrane protein-associated protein A-like isoform X2, with the protein MSKLEQVLDLEPPYDLKFKGPFTEVVTTNLKLKNPSDRKVCFKVKTTAPRRYCVRPNSGMIESGATVTVSVMLQPFEYDPNEKSKHKFMVQTIFAPSTATDMDAVWKDAKPDDLMDSKLRCVFELPSENDKMPSGSARETRGSIMAFTTPGQTPKLSARHLGDRAAPTPGEYRTPLCSWHHLAARYDSSDLPEFMSAPSSVRGRQWKVCGRAGSGCSGVDWEV; encoded by the exons ATGTCTAAATTGGAGCAGGTCCTTGATCTTGAACCACCGTATGATCTCAAATTTAAAG GTCCCTTCACAGAAGTGGTGACCACAAACCTCAAGCTCAAAAATCCCTCTGACAGAAAAGTATGCTTCAAAGTGAAGACGACTGCACCTCGCCGGTACTGTGTACGGCCCAACAGCGGCATGATTGAGTCAGGAGCCACTGTCACTGTTTCTG TAATGCTCCAGCCCTTTGAATATGACCCCAATGAAAAAAGTAAACACAAATTCATGGTACAGACTATCTTTGCACCATCCACTGCTACAGACATGGACGCAGTG TGGAAAGATGCGAAGCCAGATGATCTGATGGACTCCAAGCTGAGATGTGTGTTCGAACTGCCCTCTGAAAACGATAAAATG CCTAGCGGTAGTGCCAGGGAGACCCGTGGTAGCATCATGGCATTCACCACTCCTGGGCAGACCCCCAAGCTCAGCGCCAGGCACCTGGGGGACAGGGCAGCCCCCACCCCCGGAGAGTACCGCACTCCCCTGTGCAGCTGGCACCACCTGGCAGCCCGCTACGACTCCAGCGATCTCCCAGAGTTCATGTCAGCACCCAGCTCAGTGAGAGGCAGGCAGTGGAAGGTTTGTGGCAGAGCAGGAAGTGGCTGTTCAGGGGTAGATTGGGAAGTGTAG
- the LOC118371037 gene encoding vesicle-associated membrane protein-associated protein A-like isoform X1, with translation MSKLEQVLDLEPPYDLKFKGPFTEVVTTNLKLKNPSDRKVCFKVKTTAPRRYCVRPNSGMIESGATVTVSVMLQPFEYDPNEKSKHKFMVQTIFAPSTATDMDAVWKDAKPDDLMDSKLRCVFELPSENDKMNDVDATKAAPVLNSKADGTSAPRPSSASMDDSEMKKLMAECKRLQYDVGKLSDENRQLKDEGLRMRKSHRSDDMVTGSGAMMSKQHSSSSLPSLMVVIAAIFIGFFLGKFVL, from the exons ATGTCTAAATTGGAGCAGGTCCTTGATCTTGAACCACCGTATGATCTCAAATTTAAAG GTCCCTTCACAGAAGTGGTGACCACAAACCTCAAGCTCAAAAATCCCTCTGACAGAAAAGTATGCTTCAAAGTGAAGACGACTGCACCTCGCCGGTACTGTGTACGGCCCAACAGCGGCATGATTGAGTCAGGAGCCACTGTCACTGTTTCTG TAATGCTCCAGCCCTTTGAATATGACCCCAATGAAAAAAGTAAACACAAATTCATGGTACAGACTATCTTTGCACCATCCACTGCTACAGACATGGACGCAGTG TGGAAAGATGCGAAGCCAGATGATCTGATGGACTCCAAGCTGAGATGTGTGTTCGAACTGCCCTCTGAAAACGATAAAATG AATGATGTCGATGCAACCAAAGCTGCCCCCGTCCTCAACTCCAAAGCAGATGGCACGTCGGCGCCAAGGCCCAGCAGCGCGTCCATGGATGACTCTGAGATGAAGAAACTGATGGCTGAGTGCAAGAGGCTGCAGTATGATGTGGGCAAACTCTCAGACGAGAACAGACAACTCAAG GACGAGGGCCTGAGGATGAGGAAGTCCCACCGGTCAGACGACATGGTCACCGGCTCGGGCGCCATGATGAGCAAACAGCACTCTTCCAGCTCCCTCCCCTCGCTAATGGTCGTCATAGCAGCTATCTTCATCGGATTCTTCCTAGGGAAGTTCGTCTTGtag
- the LOC118382709 gene encoding serine/threonine-protein phosphatase 4 regulatory subunit 1-like isoform X1, which translates to MADISLLKEDSQEELDGFGVDDYSSESDIIIIPSALDFVSQDEMLTPLGRLDKYVASENIFNRQMVARSLLDTLKAVNEDEQDCITVLERVGRLADDSEPTVRAELMEQVPHIAIFCQENRPSIPFAFSKYLLPIVVRYLADQNNQVRKTSQAALLVLLEQELIERGDIETLVCPVLVDLTAPDSNDDVKTEAMAIICKMAPMVGKDITERLFLPRFCEMCCDCRMFHVRKVCAANFGDICSVVGGDATEELLLPRFFQLCSDNVWGVRKACAECFMTVSSSTSQEVRRTKLSSLFISLISDPSRWVRQAAFQSLGQFISTFASSNSVGQYFREGEVGECYCVHPQNSTEEKPRNPDTTDPSLRANTENYSQGQGEDLPACTNGNQEEGCPQQDCVSTGHPGEGVLCRTEEVGGVDVAEEGGGEQVADGGPCCEDADIVPECLCGEKSKKEPSSLTPDSSDTVGAWEGEEAPSGDTENEPQPPEKHTTSNEKDDPPADISEPSSLSEPVEESPSVSPQDSIPEQELYNSFHFWRMPIAEMDLDIELLQHGESCQQESPSYGSSSHGKTKASAPVLDRKQLEELIENLEPHIDDPDVKAQVEVLTAALRATTMDSHLEDAFLEPRDSKGGHHHDNPFGVHQMPLIGDHSDMESRTSTLQMSHGDDSELSDSSFSPEDEKKSKHQDVIPQALLDQYLSMTDPSRAQTVDMEIAKHCAYSLPGVAMTLGRQNWHCLRDTYETLASDMQWKVRRTLAFSIHELALILGDQLTAADLVPIFNSFLKDLDEVRVGVLKHLYDFLKLLHQETRRKYLYQLQEFLVTDNSRNWRFRSELAEQLVLLLELYSGQDVYDYLRPLSFSLCTDRVSSVRWTSYKLVSEIIRKVASCQVLLADFLSELVEKFCHSHRWSGRQAFTFVCQLVIEDDCVSLEQFSEHLLAPLLQLASDPVANVRVLLAKTIRQSLMEREYFLHSANSHQEALEQTLVALQMDLDKDVKYFASVHPGSTRISEDAMSTTSSTY; encoded by the exons ATGGCGG ATATATCTTTGCTCAAAGAGGATTCACAGGAGGAGTTGGACGGAT TTGGTGTggatgactacagctcagagtctGACATCATTATTATACCTTCAGCCTTGGACTTTGTATCGCAAGATGAGATGCTGACTCCTCTTGGAAGATTGGATAAATACGTGGCTAGCGAAAACATTTTTAACAG ACAAATGGTGGCACGAAGTTTGTTGGACACACTTAAAGCTGTAAATGAGGATGAGCAGGACTGTATCACTGTCTTGGAGAGAGTGGGCCGACTGGCCGATGACTCAG AGCCCACAGTAAGAGCAGAGCTAATGGAGCAAGTTCCTCACATCGCCATTTTCTGTCAAGAGAACAGACCTTCCATTCCGTTTGCCTTCTCTAAATACTTGCTACCGATCGTCGTGAGATACCTGGCTGACCAGAACAACCAG GTCAGAAAGACCAGCCAGGCAGCCCTGCTGGTGCTGCTGGAGCAGGAGCTGATTGAGAGGGGGGACATTGAGACCCTGGTGTGCCCTGTCCTGGTGGACCTGACCGCCCCCGACAGCAACGACGACGTCAAGACTGAAGCCATGGCT ATCATCTGTAAGATGGCCCCCATGGTGGGCAAGGACATCACCGAGCGCCTCTTCCTGCCCCGCTTCTGTGAGATGTGTTGCGACTGCAGGATGTTCCACGTACGCAAG GTTTGTGCAGCAAACTTTGGCGACATTTGCAGTGTTGTCGGAGGAGATGCGACAGAGGAACTCCTG CTGCCCCGCTTTTTCCAGCTCTGCTCGGACAACGTGTGGGGGGTGAGGAAGGCCTGTGCTGAGTGCTTCATGACCGTTTCCTCGTCCACCTCGCAGGAAGTGCGCAGGACCAAGCTCTCCTCGCTCTTCATCAGCCTCATCAGTGACCCCTCCCGTTGG gtgCGTCAGGCTGCCTTCCAGTCACTGGGCCAGTTCATCTCTACGTTCGCCAGCTCTAACAGTGTGGGCCAGTACttcagagagggggaggtgggcgAGTGTTACTGTGTCCACCCACAGAACAG TACTGAGGAGAAACCACGGAACCCAGACACTACAGACCCCTCCCTAAGGGCTAACACAGAGAATTACTCTCAGGGGCAGGGGGAGGACTTGCCTGCATGTACAAATGGCAACCAAGAGGAGGGTTGTCCACAACAGGACTGCGTTTCGACAGGCCACCCGGGGGAGGGGGTGTTGTGCCGGACAGAGGAGGTAGGAGGAGTGGATGTGGCagaggaggggggtggggagCAGGTGGCGGACGGTGGACCGTGCTGCGAGGATGCCGACATAGTTCCAGAGTGCCTCTGTGGCGAGAAGAGCAAGAAGGAGCCTTCCTCGTTAACCCCCGACTCCTCCGACACAGTAGGGGCTTGGGAGGGGGAGGAAGCCCCTTCAGGGGATACTGAGAATGAGCCACAGCCACCTGAGAAGCACACAACCTCTAATGAGAAGGATGACCCACCAGCAGACATATCTGAGCCTTCATCTTTGTCTGAGCCAGTAGAGGAATCCCCCTCTGTCAGTCCTCAGGACAGTATTCCTGAGCAGGAGCTCTACAACTCCTTCCACTTCTGGAGGATGCCCATCGCTGAGATGGACCTGGACATTGAGCTGCTCCAGCATGGGGAAAGTTGCCAGCAGGAGTCCCCCAGTTATGGCTCCTCCAGTCACGGCAAGACTAAGGCCTCGGCACCCGTCCTGGACCGGAAACAGCTGGAAGAGTTGATTGAAAACCTGGAGCCTCATATTGATGACCCTGACGTGAAAG CACAAGTGGAAGTCCTGACGGCTGCTCTGAGAGCCACCACCATGGACTCTCACCTAGAGGATGCCTTTCTGGAGCCCCGGGACAGCAAGGGGGGACACCACCACGACAACCCCTTTGGAGTGCACCAAATGCCCCTCATAGGAGACCACTCAGACATGGAG agCCGAACCTCGACCCTGCAAATGAGCCACGGTGATGACTCTGAGTTGAGCGACAGCAGCTTCAGTCCAGAGGATGAGAAGAAATCCAAGCATCAGGATGTGATCCCCCAGGCCTTGCTGGACCAGTACCTGTCCATGACAGACCCTTCCAGAGCCCAGACGGTGGACATGGAGATCGCCAAGCATTGTGCCTACAGCCTGCCCGGTGTGGCCATGACCCTGGGCAGACAGAACTGGCACTGCCTCCGGGATACCTACGAGACCCTGGCCTCCGACATGCAG tgGAAGGTGCGTCGGACGCTGGCCTTCTCCATCCATGAGCTGGCCCTGATCCTGGGGGACCAGCTGACAGCAGCTGACCTGGTGCCCATCTTCAACAGCTTCCTCAAGGACCTGGACGAGGTGCGGGTAGGGGTCCTCAAACACCTCTACGACTTCCTCAAG cTGCTGCACCAGGAGACGCGGCGTAAATACCTGTACCAGCTCCAGGAGTTCCTGGTCACAGACAACAGCCGAAACTGGCGCTTCCGATCAGAGCTGGCTGA ACAGCTGGTGCTGCTACTGGAGTTGTACAGTGGTCAGGATGTATATGACTACCTTCGTCCCCTGTCCTTCAGCCTGTGTACGGACCGAGTGTCCTCTGTACGCTGGACCTCCTACAAACTG GTGAGTGAGATCATTAGGAAGGTGGCGTCGTGCCAGGTGCTGCTGGCAGACTTCCTGAGTGAGCTGGTGGAGAAGTTCTGCCACTCCCATAGGTGGTCGGGACGACAGGCCTTCACTTTCGTCTGTCAG CTGGTAATTGAGGATGACTGTGTGTCGTTGGAGCAGTTCTCGGAGCACTTGCTGGCCCCTCTGTTACAGCTGGCCTCTGACCCCGTGGCCAACGTCAGGGTGCTGCTGGCCAAGACCATCCGCCAGAGCCTGATGGAGAGAg AGTACTTCCTGCATTCTGCCAACTCCCACCAGGAGGCGCTGGAGCAGACCCTGGTGGCTCTGCAGATGGACCTGGACAAGGACGTCAAGTACTTTGCCAGCGTTCATCCTGGGAGTACACGCATCAGCGAGGACGCCATGAGCACCACCTCCTCGACCTACTGA
- the LOC118382709 gene encoding serine/threonine-protein phosphatase 4 regulatory subunit 1-like isoform X2 produces the protein MADISLLKEDSQEELDGSLDFVSQDEMLTPLGRLDKYVASENIFNRQMVARSLLDTLKAVNEDEQDCITVLERVGRLADDSEPTVRAELMEQVPHIAIFCQENRPSIPFAFSKYLLPIVVRYLADQNNQVRKTSQAALLVLLEQELIERGDIETLVCPVLVDLTAPDSNDDVKTEAMAIICKMAPMVGKDITERLFLPRFCEMCCDCRMFHVRKVCAANFGDICSVVGGDATEELLLPRFFQLCSDNVWGVRKACAECFMTVSSSTSQEVRRTKLSSLFISLISDPSRWVRQAAFQSLGQFISTFASSNSVGQYFREGEVGECYCVHPQNSTEEKPRNPDTTDPSLRANTENYSQGQGEDLPACTNGNQEEGCPQQDCVSTGHPGEGVLCRTEEVGGVDVAEEGGGEQVADGGPCCEDADIVPECLCGEKSKKEPSSLTPDSSDTVGAWEGEEAPSGDTENEPQPPEKHTTSNEKDDPPADISEPSSLSEPVEESPSVSPQDSIPEQELYNSFHFWRMPIAEMDLDIELLQHGESCQQESPSYGSSSHGKTKASAPVLDRKQLEELIENLEPHIDDPDVKAQVEVLTAALRATTMDSHLEDAFLEPRDSKGGHHHDNPFGVHQMPLIGDHSDMESRTSTLQMSHGDDSELSDSSFSPEDEKKSKHQDVIPQALLDQYLSMTDPSRAQTVDMEIAKHCAYSLPGVAMTLGRQNWHCLRDTYETLASDMQWKVRRTLAFSIHELALILGDQLTAADLVPIFNSFLKDLDEVRVGVLKHLYDFLKLLHQETRRKYLYQLQEFLVTDNSRNWRFRSELAEQLVLLLELYSGQDVYDYLRPLSFSLCTDRVSSVRWTSYKLVSEIIRKVASCQVLLADFLSELVEKFCHSHRWSGRQAFTFVCQLVIEDDCVSLEQFSEHLLAPLLQLASDPVANVRVLLAKTIRQSLMEREYFLHSANSHQEALEQTLVALQMDLDKDVKYFASVHPGSTRISEDAMSTTSSTY, from the exons ATGGCGG ATATATCTTTGCTCAAAGAGGATTCACAGGAGGAGTTGGACGGAT CCTTGGACTTTGTATCGCAAGATGAGATGCTGACTCCTCTTGGAAGATTGGATAAATACGTGGCTAGCGAAAACATTTTTAACAG ACAAATGGTGGCACGAAGTTTGTTGGACACACTTAAAGCTGTAAATGAGGATGAGCAGGACTGTATCACTGTCTTGGAGAGAGTGGGCCGACTGGCCGATGACTCAG AGCCCACAGTAAGAGCAGAGCTAATGGAGCAAGTTCCTCACATCGCCATTTTCTGTCAAGAGAACAGACCTTCCATTCCGTTTGCCTTCTCTAAATACTTGCTACCGATCGTCGTGAGATACCTGGCTGACCAGAACAACCAG GTCAGAAAGACCAGCCAGGCAGCCCTGCTGGTGCTGCTGGAGCAGGAGCTGATTGAGAGGGGGGACATTGAGACCCTGGTGTGCCCTGTCCTGGTGGACCTGACCGCCCCCGACAGCAACGACGACGTCAAGACTGAAGCCATGGCT ATCATCTGTAAGATGGCCCCCATGGTGGGCAAGGACATCACCGAGCGCCTCTTCCTGCCCCGCTTCTGTGAGATGTGTTGCGACTGCAGGATGTTCCACGTACGCAAG GTTTGTGCAGCAAACTTTGGCGACATTTGCAGTGTTGTCGGAGGAGATGCGACAGAGGAACTCCTG CTGCCCCGCTTTTTCCAGCTCTGCTCGGACAACGTGTGGGGGGTGAGGAAGGCCTGTGCTGAGTGCTTCATGACCGTTTCCTCGTCCACCTCGCAGGAAGTGCGCAGGACCAAGCTCTCCTCGCTCTTCATCAGCCTCATCAGTGACCCCTCCCGTTGG gtgCGTCAGGCTGCCTTCCAGTCACTGGGCCAGTTCATCTCTACGTTCGCCAGCTCTAACAGTGTGGGCCAGTACttcagagagggggaggtgggcgAGTGTTACTGTGTCCACCCACAGAACAG TACTGAGGAGAAACCACGGAACCCAGACACTACAGACCCCTCCCTAAGGGCTAACACAGAGAATTACTCTCAGGGGCAGGGGGAGGACTTGCCTGCATGTACAAATGGCAACCAAGAGGAGGGTTGTCCACAACAGGACTGCGTTTCGACAGGCCACCCGGGGGAGGGGGTGTTGTGCCGGACAGAGGAGGTAGGAGGAGTGGATGTGGCagaggaggggggtggggagCAGGTGGCGGACGGTGGACCGTGCTGCGAGGATGCCGACATAGTTCCAGAGTGCCTCTGTGGCGAGAAGAGCAAGAAGGAGCCTTCCTCGTTAACCCCCGACTCCTCCGACACAGTAGGGGCTTGGGAGGGGGAGGAAGCCCCTTCAGGGGATACTGAGAATGAGCCACAGCCACCTGAGAAGCACACAACCTCTAATGAGAAGGATGACCCACCAGCAGACATATCTGAGCCTTCATCTTTGTCTGAGCCAGTAGAGGAATCCCCCTCTGTCAGTCCTCAGGACAGTATTCCTGAGCAGGAGCTCTACAACTCCTTCCACTTCTGGAGGATGCCCATCGCTGAGATGGACCTGGACATTGAGCTGCTCCAGCATGGGGAAAGTTGCCAGCAGGAGTCCCCCAGTTATGGCTCCTCCAGTCACGGCAAGACTAAGGCCTCGGCACCCGTCCTGGACCGGAAACAGCTGGAAGAGTTGATTGAAAACCTGGAGCCTCATATTGATGACCCTGACGTGAAAG CACAAGTGGAAGTCCTGACGGCTGCTCTGAGAGCCACCACCATGGACTCTCACCTAGAGGATGCCTTTCTGGAGCCCCGGGACAGCAAGGGGGGACACCACCACGACAACCCCTTTGGAGTGCACCAAATGCCCCTCATAGGAGACCACTCAGACATGGAG agCCGAACCTCGACCCTGCAAATGAGCCACGGTGATGACTCTGAGTTGAGCGACAGCAGCTTCAGTCCAGAGGATGAGAAGAAATCCAAGCATCAGGATGTGATCCCCCAGGCCTTGCTGGACCAGTACCTGTCCATGACAGACCCTTCCAGAGCCCAGACGGTGGACATGGAGATCGCCAAGCATTGTGCCTACAGCCTGCCCGGTGTGGCCATGACCCTGGGCAGACAGAACTGGCACTGCCTCCGGGATACCTACGAGACCCTGGCCTCCGACATGCAG tgGAAGGTGCGTCGGACGCTGGCCTTCTCCATCCATGAGCTGGCCCTGATCCTGGGGGACCAGCTGACAGCAGCTGACCTGGTGCCCATCTTCAACAGCTTCCTCAAGGACCTGGACGAGGTGCGGGTAGGGGTCCTCAAACACCTCTACGACTTCCTCAAG cTGCTGCACCAGGAGACGCGGCGTAAATACCTGTACCAGCTCCAGGAGTTCCTGGTCACAGACAACAGCCGAAACTGGCGCTTCCGATCAGAGCTGGCTGA ACAGCTGGTGCTGCTACTGGAGTTGTACAGTGGTCAGGATGTATATGACTACCTTCGTCCCCTGTCCTTCAGCCTGTGTACGGACCGAGTGTCCTCTGTACGCTGGACCTCCTACAAACTG GTGAGTGAGATCATTAGGAAGGTGGCGTCGTGCCAGGTGCTGCTGGCAGACTTCCTGAGTGAGCTGGTGGAGAAGTTCTGCCACTCCCATAGGTGGTCGGGACGACAGGCCTTCACTTTCGTCTGTCAG CTGGTAATTGAGGATGACTGTGTGTCGTTGGAGCAGTTCTCGGAGCACTTGCTGGCCCCTCTGTTACAGCTGGCCTCTGACCCCGTGGCCAACGTCAGGGTGCTGCTGGCCAAGACCATCCGCCAGAGCCTGATGGAGAGAg AGTACTTCCTGCATTCTGCCAACTCCCACCAGGAGGCGCTGGAGCAGACCCTGGTGGCTCTGCAGATGGACCTGGACAAGGACGTCAAGTACTTTGCCAGCGTTCATCCTGGGAGTACACGCATCAGCGAGGACGCCATGAGCACCACCTCCTCGACCTACTGA